A DNA window from Drosophila biarmipes strain raj3 chromosome 2R, RU_DBia_V1.1, whole genome shotgun sequence contains the following coding sequences:
- the LOC108026636 gene encoding uncharacterized protein LOC108026636: MSNPFDSRGPCQSAYYVHLQDPVRDDPPSGLHRKYRPPPPRPQEQRLGEAEERRSWLGEQKVEQLSVRLARVALIADRHHRQTTQSWLDARDRITRDMDEHVRKRTAAISKRLRNLNDHNQKVQVRKDEVKQEKLLRKLNHLYAAKNASTISQFWGKIHK, translated from the coding sequence ATGAGCAATCCCTTTGACTCGCGTGGGCCCTGCCAATCGGCGTATTATGTGCACCTCCAGGATCCTGTGAGAGATGATCCTCCCAGCGGTCTGCACCGCAAGTACCGCCCTCCGCCGCCACGCCCCCAGGAACAGCGCTTGGGGGAAGCTGAGGAGCGGCGCAGTTGGCTGGGCGAGCAGAAGGTGGAGCAGCTGTCCGTCCGCCTGGCGCGAGTGGCGCTGATCGCGGATCGCCACCACCGGCAGACCACCCAAAGTTGGCTGGATGCCCGGGATCGCATCACCCGCGACATGGACGAGCACGTGCGGAAGCGCACGGCCGCTATCTCGAAACGGCTGAGGAACCTGAACGATCACAACCAGAAGGTACAGGTGCGCAAGGACGAGGTCAAGCAGGAGAAGCTCCTCAGGAAGCTGAACCACCTCTACGCGGCCAAGAACGCCAGCACTATTTCGCAGTTCTGGGGCAAAATTcacaagtaa